Sequence from the Candidatus Methylopumilus planktonicus genome:
CCAGCTTCATCATGCGCGTAAGGATGATCACCGTAGATAGATTTCATGAATGTTAAATTAGCAATCGTTTCTGGCTGAGTCATTGATTGCTTAATACTCGCAATAATTCTATTTTTTTCTCTGTCTATGACTGGCACTGGAAAATCGGGCGAATGAATTATATTTTTAAAAAGAGTAAGCGCTTTATCTTTTTGCGAAGAGGAGCTTAAGGTTCTTAATTTAAAATAGGCTCTGTCTAGGTCAACATCCCCTTTAATAACTGCTCCAATATCTGAAATTTGATTAGCTAGTTTTTCCTCATTGATACCTGCGGCTCCCAAACTCATAAGATGGCGAGTTAAATTAGCAAGACCTTCTTTACCAACAGGATCTTGGGCGCTACCTGCAAAAAAATTTATATTGATATCAAGTATAGGAAGATCATGATTCTCAACAAAAAAAACTTTTCCCCCTGCTTGCGTATTCCATGTATCAATTTTTAATGCAGCATAAGAATTTTGCAGAATACATAAGAACAGGAAAGTAATTTGAATAAATTTAATGAACATGAGGCCGCCCTTTAGGTAAGGTATCTTGGGTCATTGGCTGAGGATCTAGAATGACTATAGATAATTTATCTCGAGTTAAGTATTTCGTAGCTACGTTTTTTATTTGTTCAGAAGTGACACTATTAACTTTTTCAATATAACCATCACTTAAGTGAAATGAATAATCCATTGTTTCAAGCTGACCAATTTCCATCGCCATTCCAAACATTGAGTCTTTTTGGTATACATCGCTTGCGATGACCATAGACTTAACTCTATCTAGCTCTTCCTGAGTTACGCCATCTTTTTTAATTTTCTCAACTTCTTGGAGTAATGCACTTTCAAGCTCATTGATCTTCTTAAAATCATTTGGCGTACCCTCCAACTCAAAAAGACTAATTCTTCCTCTCGATGTTGAGTCATATCCAGCGCTCACACTCACTGCCAAACGTTGATTTCTTACAATGTTTTGATTAAGTCTTGATGAGCTATTCCCAGCTAGAATATTAGATAACATCTCTAAAGCGTAAGGCTCCCAAGATGATTCATTATTGCCCAAACGATCCATCAAAGTTGGCGCTTGATAACCCATTAAGAGATAGGATAATTCACTTGGCGCCTTAATAACCGATCTTCTTTCACCAATTTGCTTAGGCTCAACTTGAGGTTTTCTCTCGGGAATTTTTCGTACAGGAATTTTTTCAAAATACTTCTTTGCTAAATTTAGTACATCATTGGCTTGAACATCACCAACTACAACAAGAATTGCATTGTTGGGTGCATACCAGTTTTGATACCATTCTCTTGCATCTTCTACCGTCATGTTCTCTAAATCATTCATCCATCCAACTACGGGCCTGCTATAAGGGTGGGATTTAAAAACTGTTGACGCAAATTGTTCTTTTACTTGTGAAGTTGGTTTATCGTCGGTCCTCCATCTTCGTTCTTCCATGACAACTTTAATTTCCTTATCGAACTCTTCTTTAGATAAATTAAGGTTTTGCATGCGATCTGCCTCTAATTTGAACGAAAGTTCGAGATTTGATTTCTCAAGTTGCTGGAAATAACAGGTGTAGTCGGCGCCTGTAAATGCATTTTCTTTTCCGCCTGCCTTAGCTATCAACCTTGAAAATTCACCTGACTTAATTTTCTTAGTCCCTTTAAACATCATGTGCTCAAGAACGTGAGCTACGCCAGTTTTACCATTTACCTCATCAAGACTCCCTGCTCGATACCAAACCTGAGATACAACCACAGGTGAGCGATGGTCTTCTCTTACAAAAACTTTTAACCCATTAGAAAGCTTAAATTCTTGAGTTTGCGCTAAGAGCAAACCTGGAAATAACAACAAAAGAAGTAAAATTTTTTTTAACAACGCGTCTCGTCCTTAAATGATTTAGCTATTATAATGAATATCAATGTTTCGTAGACTTTTCTTTATCTCATTAAGTTCTTAAAATTTTAAAAAATGTTTGAATTCCTAAAAAAGATCATTAAGAAAAATAGCCCAGAGAAAAAACCTGCGGCAAAAAAAGAAGTTATTAAAAAACCAGAAAAGAAGACTTCCTCAGCACCCAAAAAAATAGTTGCTAAAGCGCCTAATCTTTTAAAAAAGAAAAAAGCTTTAAAAACTGAGTCCTCAATTAAGCCTCCTCCAAAAGCTTTAAAAAAGAAATCTCTTGAAATTAAAGAAGAGAAAGCCCCTCCAAAAGAAGAGAAAAAAAGTGGTTTTTTTGGCCTAGCTGACAAGATAAAGAAAGGTCTTACTAAGACTAGAGAAAAATTAACTACCGAACTTACCTCTTTATTTACTGGCAAAAAAATTGACGAAGCGCTTTTTGAAGAGCTAGAGACTATATTGCTTACTTCTGATGTAGGCATTTCAGCTACTACCTACCTCCTAGATAGCATTAGGGCCTCCATCAAAAAAAATAAGATTGAAAATGCAGATGAGATTAAAGGCTTACTTAAAGAAAAATTAATCGAACTGTTATCCCCTATTCAAAATCCACTTGTAGTAAAAGGCACAAGCCCTTTTGTTATTATGGTTGTTGGAGTCAACGGTGCAGGTAAAACAACCACCATTGGAAAGTTGACTAAAATTTTTCTAGATGAAAATAAATCTGTCCTAATTGCTGCAGGCGACACTTTTCGGGCGGCTGCCACTGAGCAACTTGAAGTTTGGGGCGAAAGAAATAATGTTCACGTTGTTTCGCAAGCTTCTGGCGATCCAAGTGCTGTAATTTTCGATGCAATCAATTCTGCAAAAGCAAAAAATATTGATATTGTTATTGCTGATACAGCAGGTAGATTGCCAACGCAAAAACATTTAATTGATGAAATTACAAAAATTAAACGTGTGATTAATAAATGTCATTTGGAGGCTCCTCATGAAATTCTTCTCGTTTTAGATGCTAATACAGGCCAAAATGCTATCAGTCAACTCAAGATATTTAATGAAGCTTTAGGTATTACAGGTCTTGCTTTAACCAAGCTTGACGGTACAGCCAAAGGCGGTGTAATTGCGGCAATCGCCAAGGAGCAACCTGCTCCATTAAGATACATTGGTGTTGGCGAGTCTATAGATGATCTAAGAGTTTTTAATGCCCAAGAATATGTTGATGCACTTTTTTAAAATCGGCTTTTATCCATGATTAAATTTGACCAGGTCCATAAAAGATATCCAGGAAATTTAGGGGCATTACAAAACATTACTTTTGAAATTAATGCTGGTGAGCTTGTTTTTGTTACCGGTCCATCAGGAGCAGGAAAATCAACGTTATTAAAATTAATCACGGCCATTGAACCCGCTACACATGGAACGATTATTTTCGAGAGTCAAAATCTAGGACAAGTAAAAAGCACTTCTATTCCTTACATTAGGAGAAAGTTTGGTTTAGTTTTTCAGGACCATAAACTTTTATATGATCGCAATTGTTTTGAAAATATTGCTCTGCCATTAGAAATTAATGGTGTAGAAATCAATGATATTAGAGGGCGTGTCCGCGCGGCCTTAGATAAGGTAGGATTGCTAAACAGAGAAAAATCAATGCCAATTAGCTTGTCAGGTGGAGAGCAGCAACGTCTCGCAATAGCAAGAGCTATTGCATGTAGGCCTTCCATTCTCCTTGCTGATGAGCCTACAGGAAATTTAGATAAGAAATATGCAGATGAAATTATGAATCTCTTTTATAGCTTTCAAGAGCTTGGTGTTACCGTGATTATTGCGACACATGAAATGCCAATAGTTTCAAAAAAACATAAGCAGCTTTATTTGCAAGACGGCAATCTTATTAAGATGACTGAGCAATAAATGAACTATTTTACTTATCATTATCAGATGTTTCTTAAGGCGCTTCAGCGAAGCCATGCGTCATTACTTGCTACCCTTATGATGTTTTTAGTTATAGGTATTACCTTTATATTACCGAGCATATCTTTTCTTATAGTGCAAAATTTAAAATCTATTTCTGAAAATATTCAGCATGAATCACAAATTAGTATCTTCCTAAAAAAAGACACCTCAGCTGATGCTAAAAATAGAATTGAAAATGAATTAAAAAATCGCACCGAAATTAATAGCTATCATTTTGTAAAAAAAGAAGAGGCTTGGCCTAAATTGCAAAAATCAATGGGCTTTAATGATTCAAACAATGGGCTCTCTGAAAATCCATTACCCGATGCCTTCTTTATCTCTCCCAATACGATGAATCCAAATCAAATCATGGACTTAAAATCATTTGTAGAAAAGCTTGATGGGGTAGATCAAGCAGTTGTTGATACAGGCTGGGTTAAAAAATTGAACTCGGTACTTCACTTGGCAAATAAAGCTATTCTCCTGGCTTCAGTTTTACTTGCTTCCATGCTGACCGTGGTTATTGGAAATACAATTCGCCTTCAAATGACTTCTCACCATGAAGAAATTGAACTGAGCAAATTAATTGGCGCTACTGATCAATTTATTAGGCGCCCCTTTTTATATAGCGGTTTTATTTATGGGCTTGGAGGTGGATTAACTGCTGTCATCACACTTAAATTAATTGTCATTTTCTTAAATCACACTGTCATTGAGGTTGAAGCTCTCTATGGAGCTCAATTTAGTATTATTGACTTAAAACCTTTGGAGTATTTATCCATCGTCGGCGGCTCAGTTTTGATCGCTGTCGCAGCATCCTTCATCTCCATTAATCAATCGATTAAGAAATTCTAGCCATATAACCCATTGTATTTATTAGGTTAATTTACTATTTAGGGAACCTTATTGGGCTAGCACTCTCTTACGAAGAGTGCTAAAATTATCTTTATGAATAAACTCTTTACAAAGGTTTTATCAAAATGACTTTAGATTTAAGCTTATCTACATTAGGCTCAATTGATAGCTATGATCGCTATATGCAATCCATTAGAGCTATTCCCTCGCTCACTGCAGAAGAAGAGATGAATCTTGGCATGCGCCTTAAAAAATCAAACGATCTCGAGGCTGCGAAAACACTGATATTGTCCCACCTAAAATTAGTAGCTAAAGTAGCTAGGGGCTATTCCGGTTACGGACTCCCCCAATCAGACTTGGTTCAAGAAGGCAATATTGGCCTAATGAAAGCTGTAAAACGATTCGACCCTGAAAGAGGTGTAAGACTTGTGTCTTTTGCAATCTACTGGATTAAAGCTGAAATTCAAGAATATATTGTTAAAAACTGGCGTTTAGTTAAAACGGCAACGACAAAAGCGCAACGTAAACTGTTTTTTAATTTACGAAGCATGAAGAAGACTCTTCAGCCTCTTAAATCGGATGAGATTAATTCAATCGCAAAAGAGCTTAATGTCAAACCTGAAGATGTGCGTGAAATGGAATATCGCTTTAATGGTAATGAAATTTCATTAGATTATGGATCTGAAGAATCAGAAGATGACGTTTACAGACCCATTGCTTACCTTAAAGATGAGGCGCCTGAGCCATCAGAACAAATGGAAATAGATCAATCTGAAAATAATAGTCTATCTTCCCTTAAAAAAGCACTTTTATCGCTCGATGAAAGAAGTCGTCTTATTTTAGAAGAAAGATGGCTTAAGGATAAAGAGGCGTCAACTCTTCACGAGCTTGCAGATAAGCTTGGTGTTTCTGCTGAAAGAATTAGGCAGATCGAACAGTCTGCAATGAAAAAAATTAAATCATTACTGCAATCTAACATTCAATAATCTTTTAATTTTTACCAAAAAAGCCAAGAGAACTCCGATAATATAGTTTTTTAGGCTTTCCCACAAAGTGACAACAAGTAACGCTAAAATATACCCTTTAGAAATTAAGCTTCATCAATCATCCAAGCTGTTAGAAATTAAATTTAATAATCTAACCGAATGCATGCTTTCATGCGAATTTCTTAGAGTGTATTCCCCGTCCGCTGAAGTAAGAGGTCACGGACCAGGGCAAGAAACACTTCAAATACATAAAGAAAATGTCGGCATAGAAAATATTGAGCCTATCGGTCAGTACGCTATTAAATTAACATTTTCAGATGGTCATAATACAGGCATTTACTCATGGGATTATCTTTATGAGCTAGCTGCAACTTATGATGTGCTGTGGGAAGAGTATTTAAGAAAATTATCTATCGCAGGTATTCAAAGAACAAAAAAAGATGTCGAATAAAAAAACACATTTTGGTTATAGTGAAATAGACGCAACGGAAAAAGTCAGCAAAGTAGCTTCTGTATTTCATTCTGTGGCATCAAATTATGACCTGATGAATGATCTGATGTCATTTGGCATGCACCATATTTGGAAAAAATTTCTTGTAAATACTTCTAACGTAAAAAAGAATGCACGCATTCTTGATATTGCTGCAGGAACGGCGGACTTGTCTATTCTGCTTGCAAAAAAAATAGGGGTGCAATCAGCTGATTTTAACGGGCAGATAATACATTCTGATATTAATTTATCTATGCTAAATATTGGCCGTAATAAGTTAATTGACCAAGGTATTTTTATTCCTTCTATATTATGCGATGCCGAATCACTACCTTTCCCTGATAACTATTTTGACTGTGTCACGATAGGATTTGGTATTCGCAATATGACAGACAAAAAGAAAGCATTAAAAGAAATTTACCGTGTCTTATCCCCAGGTGGAAAAATTTTAATTCTAGAATTTTCAAAAGTATGGAAGCCATTACAGTTTTTTTACGATCAATTTTCTTTTAAATTACTTCCAAAATTAGGGAAGTTATTTGCAAAAGATGAGTCAAGCTATCAATACCTTGTTGAATCGATAAGGGTGCATCCCGATCAAGAATCATTAAAAACGATGATGGAAGAAGAATCCTTTTTAGAAGTGGAATATCTTAATTTATCTTCAGGTGTAGTTGCTATTCATATGGGATACAAGTTTTGATCATTGACACAATTAAAACAAAACTCACTAACCATTTATTTCAACAAAATGAGTGGTTAAAAAAAGATCTTATTAAGCACAGATTAAAATCTATCTTATTTAACGTAGGGCCCATTCATTACGCATTAATAGTCAACGATAGCGGTTTGCCAGAATATAGAGATCGGATCGATACATACGATGCAGAAATTAAATTATCTATATCGTCAGCAATTGAACTTATGCGTGGAAATAAAAAAGCTGATATTGAAATTAAAGGTGACATCGAGTTCGCCACAGTAATGAGTAACTTACTAAGGGATGTTGAGTGGGATTATGAGGACGATTTAAGTGAGATTATTGGTGATATACCAGCATATCATCTTGTAAAATTTGGCAAAAAAGTTGTAACTACCACAAAAGAAACCTCATTTAATATTGCAGACACTTTTAAAGAGTACTGGCTCGAAGAAAAGCCGCTGATTGCTAAGAAAAGACTGGTGGAGCAATTTAATAATGAGGTGGACCGTTTACGATTCGATGTAGATCGTTTAGAGCTCAGACTTAAAAAGCTATGAAATACTTTAGGCTAATTTACATCATTTATATACTTCTTAAGTATCGCCTTGAGAAGTTCATCACATTTAATCGACAACTTAATGTTTTTGCTTTTCTTGTCTCGATAATATTTTTCTTTAGATCAGCTAAAGAAAATAGAGGCACAAGGCTTAGACTTGCGCTTGAAAATTTAGGTCCGATTTTTGTTAAATTTGGTCAAATGCTATCTACGAGGAGGGATCTCATTCCATTAGATATTGCTGATGAGCTAGCTAAACTTCAGGATCAAGTACCCCCATTTAATTATAAGAATGTCGAAAAAATTATTACAGCTTCATATGGTATGTCGCTAGACAAAATTTTTAAAACATTTGACTCAACACCCATAGCAAGCGCATCAGTTGCCCAAGTGCATTTCGCAACTCTCCATGATGGAAAAGAGGTTGCAGTCAAAATATTAAGGCCTAATATTAAGCGCGTCATTAATAAAGATATTAATTTACTTTATCTTATTGCCTATATGCTCGAATTGACCTGGTCTGATGGTAAAAGATTAAGGCCAAGGGAGGTTGTGGCTGAATTTTCAAAGCATATTCAGTGCGAACTAAATCTTATGCTAGATGCAGCAAATTGCAGTCGTTTAGGTGAGAATTTTAAAGATAAAAAATTACTTATCGTGCCGGATGTGTATTGGGATTTCTGTAATGAGGATGTGATGGTAATGGAAAGAATGTATGGAACACCCATCAGTCATGTCGAAATTCTTCGCAAGAAAAAAATTGATATTAAACAACTTGCGCGCAATGGAGTTGAAATATTTTTTACTCAGGTATTTAGGGATAGTTTTTTTCATGCCGATATGCACCCAGGTAACATTCAGGTAGCTGATGATGGGCGCTATATTGCTATGGATTTTGGCATCATGGGATCCTTAAGTGAGAATGATAAAAATTATCTAGCGCGTAATTTTTTAGCCTTTTTTAAACGTGATTACCATGATGTGGCACTTGCTCATATTGAATCAGGTTGGGTGCCTAAGGATACTTCTATAGATGAATTTGAAAATGCAATACGATCAGTATGTGAACCTATTTTTAATAAGCCTTTAAAAGATATATCATTTGGCCGTCTTCTTATTAGACTATTTCAAACATCAAGACGATTTAATATGGAAATTCAGCCTCAACTTACTATGCTTCAAAAAACACTTTTAAATGTAGAAGGTCTTGGTCGAAACCTTGATCCTGATTTAGACTTATGGAAAACAGCTGCTCCATTTTTAAAAAAATATATGTCAGAACAAAAAGGTATTAAACATATTCTAAAGAGTTTAAAAAATGAAATTCCACATTGGCTTCATTTAACTCCACAATTACCAAGACTTATTCATGAGTTTCTTAAACAAAAAAAACATGAAAATGAAAATGCTATTCACCAAGAAGATATTGACCGTTTATTAAAAACTCAAAAAAATCAGAGTCGCTGGTTTAAAATTGTAATTACTTTAATTGGAATTACTTTATTGGTAAATTTAACAGTCTTGTTTTATTTTGTTAAATATATTTAGGAAGTTTTAATTTGCTTATTTGGTTTGTCTCTCTCTATCTTCTTGTCACAATTGGGATTGGTATTTTTGTATCTTCTCGAGTTAAAACGACCAAAGACTATGCTGTCGCTGGAAGACACCTCCCACTCCCTATTGTAACTGCTACAGTTTTTGCAACTTGGTTTGGTGCAGAAGCAATTTTTGGAGTCTCTTCTACTTTCGTTAAAGAAGGCTTAAATGGGGTCGTGGCCGACCCTTTTGGGTCGAGTCTTTGTTTAATAATTGCGGGTATTTTCTTTTCTTCTAAATTATATAAATTAAATATTATTACTTTAGGGGACTTTTATAGGGCTAGGTACAATAGAACTGTTGAGGTATTAACTACTATTGCAATCGTCATCTCATATTTGGGATGGGTTGCGGCACAGATTAAGGCCCTTGGACTAATATTTAATCTTATAACACATCAATTCATTAGCGAAGACATGGGCATGGTGATTGGCATTTTAATTGTCCTGACCTTCACTACTTTTGGTGGCATGCTTTCTGTGGCGATCCTAGACTTTATTCAAATGATTGTAGTTATTGGTGGGCTTCTTTATATAGCATATGCTATTTCTCAATTAACAGGAGGCATTGTCCCCGTCATTGAAAGTGCCTCAATAAATCATAAGTTAGATTTTTTCCCAAAAGGCAATATCTGGACATGGATAACTTTCTTTGGGACATGGATCACCATGATGCTGGGATCAGTTCCTCAACAAGACGTTTTTCAACGCGTAACATCTGCTAAAACTGCCAAGGTTGCCTTATACGGCTCAATACTTGGGGCTACAATTTATTTTATATTTACTTTTGTACCAATGTTTATAGCGTATTCGGCCACCTTAATTGACGCTGAGTATTTTAACGGTCTCGTCAATACAAACTCACAGCATGTCTTACCTATGCTTGTGCTTAACTACATGCCCCTCTTCGCTCAGGTAATATTCTTTGGAGCTGTTCTATCAGCAATAATGAGTTGCTCATCAGCAACGCTTCTAGCACCATCCATTTCTTTTGCAGAAAATATTGTTAAAGGTTATTTCCCAACAATCAGTGATAAACGTTTACTTAAAATTATGAGAATCACTCTTGTATGTTTTTCTGCTGTCGTCTTGCTATATGCTCTTAGTTCAAATCTTTCAATTTTTGGCATGGTTGAATCAGCTTATAAAATTACGCTTGCAGGTGCTTTTGTGCCTCTTGTATTTGGTGTATTTTGGAAAAAAGCTAATAGCCAAGGTGCTTTGATGGCAATTATTGGCGGTATAGGATCATGGTTATTCGTAGAATTATTTATAGGTGACAAGGCACTGATACCTGCCCAATTAATTGGCTTGGGCAATAGTATTATTGGAATGATTGTAGGGTCTTTGTTACCGAAGATTATCAAAGAAACAAATAAGTTTAGTAATAATTAGCTCTGACAATTAATACAGAAGAAACTTGAGCGCTGTCCAATTTTCTTATTTTCAATAATTGTTTTGCACTTTCGGCAAGGCTTGCCCGTCATTCCATACACATTATAAGTTTGCTGAAAATAACCAGACTGTCCATTCACATTATAAAAATCTTTAAGTGAGCTTCCGCCTAATTCAATCGCTTTTATTAATGTAGCCTTAATATATTTAACAATCTTTGTGCATTCGCTCAGAGAAATATCCTTACCTGGTTTACTTGGCAGCACTCCAGCTTTAAATAATGACTCACTTGCATATATATTGCCAACACCCACAACAATATGGCTATCCATAATGATATTTTTAATAGGTGAATTTTTATTATGCGTTTTTGAAAATAAATAGTCTCTAGTGAATAGGCTTTCCAATGGTTCTGGACCTAGCTTCGAAATTAAAAAATGATTTTTGATGTCTCCATTCACCCAGAGTATGGATCCAAATCTTCTTGGGTCTGTATACCTTAAAATATTTTTTGAATTATGAAACGCAATATCAACATGATCATGCTTTTTAGGTGGCGTCTCTTTATCCAAGATCTCCAGTCGTCCTGACATGCCTAAATGAATCATGAGGGATGCTTTTTCAAATTGAATAACAATATATTTAGCGCGTCTTTTTATATGTAGTATTTTTTGGTTGGGAAGTGTTTTTTTTAAATGCGAAGGGATTGGCCATCTTAGAGATGGATTTCTAATGATAATATTTGAAATAGATTTTTGAAGTATAGGCTTGAGACCTACGCAGGTAATCTCAACCTCTGGAAGCTCAGGCATAAAAGGATTTATTTTTTAGAATGTTCAATGGGAGGATTCATCATAGTAAATCCAATATCGCTCCCAAAGTTGTAGAGCAAACCTTCATCCACTCTATATAATTTCGTCTCAGGTGATTCTTGCAAGCGTAAAAAAGTAATCTTTTTTCCATCTATCGTATGGATGTCAAAGCTCTTATATGGAACCCTGAGGTCAATAGATGATTTTTCAACCGACTTTGCTGGATTTTTAACCCATGTCATATCGAACCATTCAGCCATCTCGTTTTGTTTAAATTGACTGCCCTCATTAGCAGACCACTCGTTATTATTACGAGTGACTTTTAATCTTTTAGATTGCCATTGTTCAAGACGAGAAAAATCGAAATATTTAATTTCCTCAGATTTAGTTAAAGGCAACTTATCAATAAGCTCAATAGGCTGGGTAGCAGCAGCTTCTGAATAAGACCCGCTAATAAGGTACACATTTTCTTTATATAAAAGGTATTGGTCTTCTGTTACGGAATTGTATGTGCCAAAAATAAACTCCTCTTCCTGCCCCTTATGAATCAATTTTAATTTCATCGTAGGTTTATCTAAACCGTATTTGGCTAGATCGTTTGAAGGTAATTTTTCGCTGCTTGATGTTGCTACGATGGAAATAATTTTCTGTACTGAAAATTGATCTGCTCGACCTTTTACAGGTTCAATCATATCCCATGACTCAGAAGATTTTTTGAGGATTACTGATGCTCTAGATGGAAAATCTATCTTTATTGAATCAAAATCACTTAAATTAAATGTGCTAATTGAAAATTGTTTTGTTTGCTTTATCTTGGTAGGCTTAAGAAATAAGAAAAGTGATATCGATAAGACCATCACCAACAAGATAATATTAATTAACCACTTATTTTTCATAGTTACAAACTAAGCTTTTCTTCGTTTGAACCAGAACAATATACCTAAAACAAAAAAACCAATCGGTATGAAGTATTCAAAACTGTGAAATACGGTCCATGCAATAATGAATGACATTTGATTGTCAGGAATGGTGACATTCACATCTTTTAACGGCATTGGCTGTATTGAAATTAAATTATCATCGCCTGATAACCAGTTAATCATATTGATCCCAAGATCTAAATTACCGCCATTTGTAATAAATGTATTAGATAAGAAATTACCATTACCTACCACCACAACTCTTTGGCCTTTTTTCCCATACACCCTTTGAAGTGCTACTGCTATATTAATTGGGCCAGCCTTATCTTTGCTTTTATCGAAAGTAGGTTTCTGATTTGTCATCACTTGGGAAGATTCCAGCCATCCATTGGGAGACACTTCTATCAATTTACTAACTTCCCAACCATTATCTAAAGTTCCCTTAGCATTAACTTCGTGTGCATTAGAAAATCGCGTTCCTAGCATAAAGTTTCTAGTAATAGCATGTTCCCCATATGAGGAAGCAGAAGCAATATTTTCATTAACGCCTTCAACCTTCTCTGCTGGATCTATAACTTGTCCGCTTGAAACACTTAATCCAAGATAGGCAGCAATTTCATCTAAGCCACGGAAGTTATTGTCATCAAGAAGCCAAAGGAGATTTCCACCCGACTCTAGGAATTTTTTAATTTTTTTCGCTTCAATAGGAGAAATAGTTTTTTGCGGGCTTGCAATCACTAGCATTGAACCATTAAGAGGCACTTCTGATTCAATAGT
This genomic interval carries:
- the ubiB gene encoding ubiquinone biosynthesis regulatory protein kinase UbiB, with the protein product MKYFRLIYIIYILLKYRLEKFITFNRQLNVFAFLVSIIFFFRSAKENRGTRLRLALENLGPIFVKFGQMLSTRRDLIPLDIADELAKLQDQVPPFNYKNVEKIITASYGMSLDKIFKTFDSTPIASASVAQVHFATLHDGKEVAVKILRPNIKRVINKDINLLYLIAYMLELTWSDGKRLRPREVVAEFSKHIQCELNLMLDAANCSRLGENFKDKKLLIVPDVYWDFCNEDVMVMERMYGTPISHVEILRKKKIDIKQLARNGVEIFFTQVFRDSFFHADMHPGNIQVADDGRYIAMDFGIMGSLSENDKNYLARNFLAFFKRDYHDVALAHIESGWVPKDTSIDEFENAIRSVCEPIFNKPLKDISFGRLLIRLFQTSRRFNMEIQPQLTMLQKTLLNVEGLGRNLDPDLDLWKTAAPFLKKYMSEQKGIKHILKSLKNEIPHWLHLTPQLPRLIHEFLKQKKHENENAIHQEDIDRLLKTQKNQSRWFKIVITLIGITLLVNLTVLFYFVKYI
- a CDS encoding sodium:solute symporter family protein translates to MLIWFVSLYLLVTIGIGIFVSSRVKTTKDYAVAGRHLPLPIVTATVFATWFGAEAIFGVSSTFVKEGLNGVVADPFGSSLCLIIAGIFFSSKLYKLNIITLGDFYRARYNRTVEVLTTIAIVISYLGWVAAQIKALGLIFNLITHQFISEDMGMVIGILIVLTFTTFGGMLSVAILDFIQMIVVIGGLLYIAYAISQLTGGIVPVIESASINHKLDFFPKGNIWTWITFFGTWITMMLGSVPQQDVFQRVTSAKTAKVALYGSILGATIYFIFTFVPMFIAYSATLIDAEYFNGLVNTNSQHVLPMLVLNYMPLFAQVIFFGAVLSAIMSCSSATLLAPSISFAENIVKGYFPTISDKRLLKIMRITLVCFSAVVLLYALSSNLSIFGMVESAYKITLAGAFVPLVFGVFWKKANSQGALMAIIGGIGSWLFVELFIGDKALIPAQLIGLGNSIIGMIVGSLLPKIIKETNKFSNN
- the mutM gene encoding bifunctional DNA-formamidopyrimidine glycosylase/DNA-(apurinic or apyrimidinic site) lyase is translated as MPELPEVEITCVGLKPILQKSISNIIIRNPSLRWPIPSHLKKTLPNQKILHIKRRAKYIVIQFEKASLMIHLGMSGRLEILDKETPPKKHDHVDIAFHNSKNILRYTDPRRFGSILWVNGDIKNHFLISKLGPEPLESLFTRDYLFSKTHNKNSPIKNIIMDSHIVVGVGNIYASESLFKAGVLPSKPGKDISLSECTKIVKYIKATLIKAIELGGSSLKDFYNVNGQSGYFQQTYNVYGMTGKPCRKCKTIIENKKIGQRSSFFCINCQS
- a CDS encoding DUF4340 domain-containing protein, producing MKNKWLINIILLVMVLSISLFLFLKPTKIKQTKQFSISTFNLSDFDSIKIDFPSRASVILKKSSESWDMIEPVKGRADQFSVQKIISIVATSSSEKLPSNDLAKYGLDKPTMKLKLIHKGQEEEFIFGTYNSVTEDQYLLYKENVYLISGSYSEAAATQPIELIDKLPLTKSEEIKYFDFSRLEQWQSKRLKVTRNNNEWSANEGSQFKQNEMAEWFDMTWVKNPAKSVEKSSIDLRVPYKSFDIHTIDGKKITFLRLQESPETKLYRVDEGLLYNFGSDIGFTMMNPPIEHSKK
- a CDS encoding GldG family protein yields the protein MKVNPKLRLQILIQNSFFVVLFIALIFLLGFLANQYKFSKDITQANRNTLTTGSINVLKQMQGPITLTVFASEDDVNNGDTFRQGIINFMARYQRTKPDINVKFISPIKEPKLAQENGIKEDGEVVVEYQKRSEHIKPPFAEQEMTNLFMRLSRTSQRAVMYLDGHGERNLIGLKNNDVGEFGKQLESKGLKFANLNLTIESEVPLNGSMLVIASPQKTISPIEAKKIKKFLESGGNLLWLLDDNNFRGLDEIAAYLGLSVSSGQVIDPAEKVEGVNENIASASSYGEHAITRNFMLGTRFSNAHEVNAKGTLDNGWEVSKLIEVSPNGWLESSQVMTNQKPTFDKSKDKAGPINIAVALQRVYGKKGQRVVVVGNGNFLSNTFITNGGNLDLGINMINWLSGDDNLISIQPMPLKDVNVTIPDNQMSFIIAWTVFHSFEYFIPIGFFVLGILFWFKRRKA